From the Vibrio ziniensis genome, the window ACAACAGATGATGATCCAGATCCAAGGGTTACTGTTAATGGAGGTACCATTACTATTGTCACAACCGGTACGCCAAGTGATGACTTATCCCCTGAGGGAATTGAGGCAAAATCCATTCTGACCATAAATGGTGGAAGCATAAGTGTTCAGACTACGGATGATGCTCTGAATGCTGGAAATTCTATTGTTATTAACGATGGTTATTTATACGCAGTATCTAGTGACAATGATGCGATAGATTCTAACGGGACTCTTGCGATAAATGGGGGCGTTATCGTGGCTGGTGGTGCCACTTCGCCGGAAGGTGCTTTTGATTCTGACAATAATACGTTTGCTATTACTGGAGGCATCTTTGTTGGTTATGGCGGTAGCAGTAGTAGTCCAACAGCATCTGCTACAACACAAAATACGCTTTCTCTAAGTCGTATTAGTTCAGGATTATTGGCTATAACAGACAGTTCTGGAAATCCAGTTTTTGCTTTCACTATGCCGGAATCGGCAACAGCAGTACTATTAGGAACCCCTAATTTGGAAACAGGGAAAACCTATTCACTCTACAATGGGGGCAGTATTGGTAGTTATTCCGACTTGTACAATGGATTATATATCGACCCTGATAGCTACACTCTAGGTAGCCGGGTTAGTAATTTTAGTATTAGTTCTACTGTTACAACAGTAAGAGATAGATAATTACGATTACTTGTTCTAATGGCAGTATAATATTACTGTCATTTCCCCAATCTTCTGCTAATTGATACCATTCTGGAAAATTTCCTGATCAGTGAATGCGCGTTTGCGTTTGACGCCCATTCGCTGCTCACCGATGCTCAGAGTCTGATCATATTTTTATCTAGGATGGTATGAGTTACGATTGAGCTCGCTCATCATTAATATCAGAATTGATGATCACGATGTCATCATGGTCACCCTCAATTTCATCGTCTTCGTAATCGCTATCATCTTCGTCTTCTTCAGGCTCATAAGAAGGGGTCATCTCTTCCTGAACGGTTTCAATATCAACACGTGGGTCAAGTGCGACAGCAAGAGGCGAGGATACCAAGTCACCCGTTGCCATAATGTAGTCTTCGGAAACTGGTACTTCGGCTTTTTGCTGCGAATTGATGTATTGCAGACGAACAAACATCACTAGGGTACAAGCCGACATAAAGCCGTAAAGCATCTCATTGCCAAACCATTGCATGATGGTGGAAGCAATAAGAGGGCCGATACTGGCACCTAGGCCGAAGGTCAGCAAAATTGTTGCAGATAAGCCCACTCTCTCATTTTGCTCAACGCGAGAATTCGCTAAAGCGGTCGCGAGTGGATAGAGCGTGAACCCCAAAATACCAAATAGAAAGGTCATCACTAAAGCGGAATGGGACTGATGAGGTACAAAGGCAATTGCCAAGGTTAAAACGCCGAGTAACACACAGTTAATTCGAATCAGGGTGCTACGAGAAATCATGTCGGAAAGCTTACCCATCGGCCATTGCGCCAATAGACCAGCCAGAATAGTGGTGGTCATGTATCTCGCCACTTCTTCCGGGTGCATACCCAGGTTACTAGTATAGGCGGGCGCAAGACCATAAAAAGATCCGACGATCATACTGCCTATGGCGACAGTGGTCATGGCTTGAGGCGCCTTTTTCCAGTAATACGTTATGTGCAAAGGTGCTGGGACTAACGGTTCAGGGTGAATACGTCTTGTCAGTGAAATGGGCACGATACATAAAGCAAAACAGATAGCGATAAGTAATAAAGGTTCCAAACCTAGGTCA encodes:
- a CDS encoding MFS transporter, translated to MTNPLRTFTALYSTTLLTVLASGLLTTYLGLRLSAMQVPELWIGGMMSAYYAGLVAGSKIGHRLVAQVGHIRAFVASAGIVTASALGHALVDDLSIWIVLRLIVGIGMMCQYMVLESWLNEQADNSQRGAVFASYMIVSYLGLILGQGAISLYPDLGLEPLLLIAICFALCIVPISLTRRIHPEPLVPAPLHITYYWKKAPQAMTTVAIGSMIVGSFYGLAPAYTSNLGMHPEEVARYMTTTILAGLLAQWPMGKLSDMISRSTLIRINCVLLGVLTLAIAFVPHQSHSALVMTFLFGILGFTLYPLATALANSRVEQNERVGLSATILLTFGLGASIGPLIASTIMQWFGNEMLYGFMSACTLVMFVRLQYINSQQKAEVPVSEDYIMATGDLVSSPLAVALDPRVDIETVQEEMTPSYEPEEDEDDSDYEDDEIEGDHDDIVIINSDINDERAQS